Proteins encoded by one window of Deltaproteobacteria bacterium:
- a CDS encoding type Z 30S ribosomal protein S14, producing the protein MAKKSLIAKAARPKKFKVREYNRCPRCGRPRAYYRKFDLCRLCFREMALRGELPGVVKSSW; encoded by the coding sequence TTGGCGAAGAAGTCACTCATTGCAAAGGCCGCGAGGCCCAAGAAGTTCAAGGTCAGGGAATACAACCGCTGTCCCCGGTGCGGCCGTCCCAGGGCCTATTACAGGAAGTTCGACCTCTGCCGGCTCTGCTTCAGGGAGATGGCCCTTCGCGGCGAGCTCCCCGGGGTGGTCAAGTCGAGCTGGTAG